DNA sequence from the Halobacterium sp. DL1 genome:
CCCAGCTGTTCCGGGTAGACGCTGACGACGACGAACTCGGGGTCCTGGTCGGCGATGAACTCCTCGGAGAGCTGCGGGTACGGCGCGCTAGAGTTCGCCTCGGCGGCGATGTTCTGCCCGCCCGCCCGCTCGATTATCTGACCGACGAAGGTGTTGGGGCCAGCGGTGAAGCCGGCTTCGGTGCCCCAGTAGACGCTGGGCTTCTGCTCGCCGGCGACGGCTTCCTCGACGGTCTGGACGCGGTCGCGCATCTGGGTGACGGTCTCCTCGGCGCCAGCGCACTCGCCGGTCAGCCGACCGATGAGCTGGGTCTTGTTGTAGATGCTGTCGATGGAGTCGGCCAGTTCGAAGCGGTAGACGGCGATGCCGGCACCCCGTATCTGCTGGACCGTGTCGTTGTTGATGGTGTTGGGCGCGAGCACAAGGTCGGGTTCGAGGCTGATGACCTGCTCGACGTTCACGGTCGACGGGAAGCCGGAGGTCACGACCTCACGGGAGTCGGCTCCCTCGAGGTAGCCCCCGAACTGCGAGATGCCGACGACCTTCTCGCGGCCGCCGATCTCCCACATCGTCTGTGCGGCGCTCGGGTTCAGTGTGACGACGCGTTCCGGTTCCGCGTCGACGGTGACCTCGTGGCCGCTGGCGTCGCTCTCGGTCAGCGGGAACTCGCACTCGAGCGTTCCGCCGTCCTGTGCACCGACGGCGCTGGCGGCACCGGCGGCCGGGGCCACCGCACTAAGAACGAGTAGGACTACACCAACTACGGTTGCAGTTCTGCGCATACCTCATCGAGGCAGCTAACGCAATAAATATCTGTCTAAAGCAAATACGGTTGTAGTAATGCGCGTTCGAACCCGAGCGAGCCTCTGGAGTGCCGTCGCGTTCGCCGTCCTCGTGGCGGTCATGCTCGTCAGCGCCACCATCGGCCACGTCTCCATCCCCATCGAGCAGGTGGCCCTCGCAGCCCTGGAGACGGTCGCCGTCCCCACGGCCGTCTCCCCGTTCGTCGATTCGGCGACGATTCCGTTCGTCGGGTCGCTGCCTTGGCCCGCCATCGACGTCGGCTACAGTTCGCCGCTCCAGTTCGACGTACCCGGCGAGGCGCAGTACATCGTCGGCCAGCTCAGGATGCCCCGCATCGTGCTCGGGGCCACCGTCGGCGCCGCGCTCGCCGTCGCGGGCACGGTCATGCAGGGGTTCTTCCGGAACCCGATGGCCGACCCCTCCATCATCGGCGTCTCCTCGGGCGCCGCGGTGGCCGCAGTCACCGTCATCGCGTTCCCGGCCTTCCTCCCGTTCGGCGTCCAGGTCGCCGCGTTCGTCGGCGCGCTCGTCGCTGCGTTCGCCGTCTACCTCCTCGCCACGCAGGACGGCCGCACGCCGGTCGCGACGCTCCTGCTCGCGGGCATCGCCGTCCAGACGCTGCTCGGCGCCGT
Encoded proteins:
- a CDS encoding cobalamin-binding protein, with product MRRTATVVGVVLLVLSAVAPAAGAASAVGAQDGGTLECEFPLTESDASGHEVTVDAEPERVVTLNPSAAQTMWEIGGREKVVGISQFGGYLEGADSREVVTSGFPSTVNVEQVISLEPDLVLAPNTINNDTVQQIRGAGIAVYRFELADSIDSIYNKTQLIGRLTGECAGAEETVTQMRDRVQTVEEAVAGEQKPSVYWGTEAGFTAGPNTFVGQIIERAGGQNIAAEANSSAPYPQLSEEFIADQDPEFVVVSVYPEQLGNESRSYIPQDSVIRNTTAWEEGNIVVVDTNHLSQPAPRIVEPMTQMAQAFHPEAYADANTTTTTTTTAAPTTTTADAPATTTTTDGESGGGVPGFGVPAAIVAVLGAALLARR
- a CDS encoding cobalamin import system permease BtuC, with the protein product MRVRTRASLWSAVAFAVLVAVMLVSATIGHVSIPIEQVALAALETVAVPTAVSPFVDSATIPFVGSLPWPAIDVGYSSPLQFDVPGEAQYIVGQLRMPRIVLGATVGAALAVAGTVMQGFFRNPMADPSIIGVSSGAAVAAVTVIAFPAFLPFGVQVAAFVGALVAAFAVYLLATQDGRTPVATLLLAGIAVQTLLGAVTSFVIVKSGRSIREAMYWLMGHLNGTRWHEVELALPTVVLGTLVLLAYARDMNVLLAGEEDAHTLGVDVERTKRLLLAVSSVVTAAAVAVAGVIGFVGLVVPHAMRLLVGPDHRVLLPTSAFAGGAFLVLADTVARTGAAELPVGIVTAFVGAPFFLYLLRDREVRAL